The genomic segment CGCGAACCCGTTTGCAATCAAACCCACTCCGGCGTGCCCCGGTTTTCAGTAGTAGCTGCGCTCGAAATAGAGGCTGGCGCCGCCCAGGGCGCTGCCGCCGCGGGCGAACGTCTCGTCCAGCTTGTCAACCAGTGGCGCGCCGGCCTTGCCGCGCTTCAGGTCCGGGGCGTGCGTTTTGACGAACCGGACCCCGCCGGTCTGTGCCGCGGCGATGAGCGCGTCGCGCACGGCGGGAATGTTGTTCCCGCCGCCCGTGAGGACGAGTTCTTGCATCGACACCGACGGCAGCGCGGCGCAGAACTTCGTCACCTCGTCGGTCAACCGCTGGGTGAACTGGTCCAGGCACGCGCTGAGGGCCGGGCGGTCGGGTTCGCCGCCGATCACGCCGAGGCCCGCCACCCGGTACCCCTTGCTCTCGCCCGAATAGGTGCGCTGGAACGTCTGGAACTCTTTGTGCGGGGCGCTCTCCAGCCACGCTTTCTTGTCCGGCGGCAGCGCGGCGCGGACGCTCTGATCGAGATCGCTGACCCCGAACGGCACGGAGCGCTGGGTCACGCCGAAGCCGGCCCCGTCGGCGGTTTCCACCGGGTTCCCGCCCGTGTCGATGAACAGCGCGGCGAGGTCGGTGGTGTACGCCCCCACGTCGATGACGAGCGCGCGGTACGTGGGGTAGTTGTGGTCGCCTTTCATGACCGTGATGAGCGGCCCCTTGTTGAACATCTGCCCCAGGTTGACCCGGCCCGAACGGGTCAGGGCGTTGGCCGCCTTGGTCAGAATGCCGATCGCGTTCGCTTCCGGTTCGGCCACAAACGGCTGCTCGGCGTGCAGCGGCCAGCCGGCACGGTGCAGCGCCTCCCGGAGCAGTTTGCAGCTCGGGTGGCTCGCGAGATCGCTACTCGGGGCGACGGCGGGCACCGTGACGCGGACCGGAAAGTCTTCGAACTTCAACCCGGACGCGGGGAGCCGGGCGCAGGCGTCCAGAACTTGCTTGCGGAGCCAGAGGAAGAAGTTGTAAACGAGTTTGACCGCGTTCGCCTGTCGGTGCCCCTCCAGAGACACGACGCGCTCACCCGGGCCGGCCACGAGGGTCCGCGCCGCTGCCGCCATCGAACGTAGCGCCGCGACCTGGGGCGACTGCACGCCGTACCGGGCCGCGAGCGTCACGAACTCCTCGGACTGGAGCAGCGCGTCGAGCGGCGACACGACCGGCTTGCCGGGTGCGCTGGTGGGAGCGGTGAACAGGTCTTTCTTGAAGTTCGTGTAGACGTCGATCCCGCCACCGGAACGCAGGTCCGCGGCGCGGTCGCCGAACTCGAGCCGCGGGTCCGCCCCGCGCCGGTCCACCGCGACCACGGTGGGGACCCAGAAGTCCACGTCCGCACCGGCGCAGGCGAGGA from the Frigoriglobus tundricola genome contains:
- a CDS encoding acetate and sugar kinases/Hsc70/actin family protein, whose product is MAERVFCVDFGSAYTKVALRRDPTADSALLACAGADVDFWVPTVVAVDRRGADPRLEFGDRAADLRSGGGIDVYTNFKKDLFTAPTSAPGKPVVSPLDALLQSEEFVTLAARYGVQSPQVAALRSMAAAARTLVAGPGERVVSLEGHRQANAVKLVYNFFLWLRKQVLDACARLPASGLKFEDFPVRVTVPAVAPSSDLASHPSCKLLREALHRAGWPLHAEQPFVAEPEANAIGILTKAANALTRSGRVNLGQMFNKGPLITVMKGDHNYPTYRALVIDVGAYTTDLAALFIDTGGNPVETADGAGFGVTQRSVPFGVSDLDQSVRAALPPDKKAWLESAPHKEFQTFQRTYSGESKGYRVAGLGVIGGEPDRPALSACLDQFTQRLTDEVTKFCAALPSVSMQELVLTGGGNNIPAVRDALIAAAQTGGVRFVKTHAPDLKRGKAGAPLVDKLDETFARGGSALGGASLYFERSYY